A single Tenacibaculum sp. 190524A02b DNA region contains:
- the trkA gene encoding Trk system potassium transporter TrkA, producing MKIIIAGAGDVGFHLAKLLSYESQDTYVIDFDGEKLDYINNHLDVITKRGDATSIKLLQEIGIGSADLLLAVTESQNTNFTISVIGKALGVKKTIARINNPEFLNNDIVNFKDYGVDFMISPEELAAEEIKLLLNQSSFNDTVAFENGAFNVMGTTLGYKSPILDLTVKEAKDKFCLVDFITIAIKREGIAQTIIPRGDTVYKMNDQVYFSVPNYSIDKLYPIIGKKPINIENVMILGGSSIGRKTARNLCRDDFKVKLIERNKDKALQLAEDLSHTLVICGDGRNIELLEEENIREMDAFVAVTGDSETNIMSCLVAKSKGVKKTVALVENMDYINISQTIGIDTLINKKLIAASNIFRHIRKGEILALANLHNIDAEVFEFEVQPNAKVTKKPIKELRIPREAVIGGVIRNEKALMSLGDFQLQSGDKAIVFCLPEAISTVEDLFN from the coding sequence ATGAAAATTATAATAGCCGGGGCTGGAGACGTTGGTTTTCATTTGGCTAAATTGTTGTCATATGAGTCTCAAGACACTTATGTTATAGACTTTGATGGCGAAAAACTTGACTATATAAACAATCATTTAGATGTAATCACTAAACGTGGTGATGCTACCTCTATAAAGCTTCTTCAAGAAATTGGTATTGGTTCTGCTGATTTATTATTAGCTGTAACAGAAAGTCAAAATACCAACTTTACAATTTCTGTTATAGGGAAAGCGCTTGGTGTAAAGAAAACAATTGCTAGAATAAACAATCCCGAATTTTTAAACAATGACATTGTTAACTTTAAAGATTATGGTGTTGACTTTATGATTTCTCCTGAAGAATTGGCTGCTGAAGAAATAAAATTATTGTTAAATCAGTCTTCTTTTAACGATACTGTTGCTTTTGAAAACGGAGCTTTTAATGTTATGGGAACTACTTTAGGCTATAAATCTCCTATTTTAGATTTAACCGTTAAGGAAGCTAAAGATAAGTTTTGTTTAGTAGATTTTATTACCATCGCTATTAAGCGTGAAGGGATTGCTCAAACTATAATTCCTAGAGGTGATACCGTATACAAGATGAACGATCAAGTATACTTCTCGGTGCCTAATTATAGCATTGATAAGCTATACCCTATTATAGGGAAAAAACCTATAAATATAGAAAACGTTATGATTTTAGGTGGTAGTAGTATTGGAAGGAAAACTGCAAGAAACCTTTGTCGTGATGATTTCAAGGTAAAGCTTATTGAACGTAACAAAGATAAAGCCTTACAATTAGCTGAAGATTTATCACACACACTGGTTATTTGTGGTGATGGTAGAAACATTGAACTATTAGAAGAAGAAAACATTAGAGAAATGGATGCTTTTGTTGCAGTAACTGGAGATAGTGAAACCAACATTATGTCTTGTTTAGTAGCAAAATCAAAAGGAGTTAAAAAAACTGTAGCTTTAGTTGAGAATATGGACTATATTAACATTTCTCAAACCATTGGTATTGACACACTTATTAATAAAAAACTGATTGCTGCTAGTAACATATTTAGACATATTAGGAAAGGTGAAATTTTAGCACTAGCAAATCTTCATAACATTGATGCTGAAGTTTTTGAATTTGAAGTACAGCCCAATGCTAAGGTTACTAAAAAACCTATTAAAGAACTGCGTATTCCTAGAGAAGCAGTCATTGGTGGAGTAATTAGAAATGAAAAAGCATTAATGTCATTGGGAGATTTTCAATTACAAAGTGGTGATAAAGCCATTGTGTTTTGCTTACCAGAAGCTATATCAACTGTTGAAGATTTATTTAACTAA